A single window of Granulicella cerasi DNA harbors:
- the moaC gene encoding cyclic pyranopterin monophosphate synthase MoaC — protein MSEKLSHFDDAGTAHMVDVSAKSNSKREAVAGAFVELNDAVLAALPQNPKGNPLEVARFAGIQAAKRTSELIPMCHPLMLSFVDVTAEVVAGGVEIRATAATVAGTGVEMEAMTAASIAALTVYDMTKALDKGIRIREVVLLEKRGGKSGEYRREL, from the coding sequence GTGAGCGAGAAGCTTTCCCACTTTGACGACGCCGGTACAGCGCACATGGTCGATGTCTCCGCGAAGAGCAACAGCAAGCGTGAGGCCGTCGCCGGCGCATTCGTCGAGCTGAACGACGCCGTGCTGGCCGCACTACCGCAGAACCCGAAGGGCAATCCGTTGGAGGTTGCACGCTTTGCAGGCATCCAGGCGGCGAAGCGCACCAGTGAGCTGATTCCCATGTGCCATCCGCTGATGCTGAGCTTCGTCGACGTCACCGCAGAGGTCGTTGCAGGCGGCGTGGAAATTCGCGCGACCGCAGCGACGGTGGCCGGCACGGGCGTCGAGATGGAGGCCATGACCGCAGCCTCGATTGCGGCACTGACGGTCTATGACATGACCAAGGCGCTCGACAAAGGCATCCGCATTCGCGAAGTCGTGCTGCTGGAGAAACGAGGCGGCAAGAGCGGCGAGTATCGACGCGAGCTCTAG
- a CDS encoding glycosyltransferase family 9 protein — MKVLIVRVGAMGDVLHALPAAAALKRMRPETRIDWVIDERWQPLLTNWDEPGPVVDRSFAVPIRKWKQKPFSRETLASLLAFRKLRGQYDLVVDMQGTLRSALIGRLAGGKTLAGYSDPREGFAANLYGRKCVRRGTHVVDQGLSLLGDAVGVELESVLAKGVALPRIGWAEEWAEREAVLRRPLALLAAGGGWGAKSWPNAKFGALATQLREAGYDVVVNAAKKDAPDALEVIAASEGAARMVVCNVAGLVALMRRVDLCVGNDSGPMHLAATLAVPTVALFGPTSPERNGPWGPGPSVVLRRPLSQTTYKRTAETEAGLASISVEDVMTAVNPDAASRIADPLRQ, encoded by the coding sequence ATGAAGGTGTTGATCGTGCGCGTGGGCGCGATGGGCGATGTGCTCCACGCGCTGCCTGCCGCTGCGGCGCTCAAGCGAATGAGGCCAGAGACGCGCATCGACTGGGTCATCGATGAACGATGGCAGCCGCTGCTGACGAACTGGGATGAGCCGGGCCCGGTCGTTGACCGCAGCTTCGCGGTGCCCATCCGCAAGTGGAAGCAGAAGCCGTTCTCGCGCGAGACGCTGGCGTCGTTGCTGGCGTTCCGCAAGTTGCGCGGGCAGTATGACCTCGTCGTCGACATGCAGGGAACCCTGCGCTCGGCGCTGATCGGGCGACTGGCTGGCGGAAAGACGCTGGCTGGGTACAGCGATCCGCGCGAGGGGTTTGCGGCAAACCTCTATGGCCGCAAGTGCGTGCGGCGTGGGACGCATGTGGTGGATCAGGGTCTGTCGCTGCTGGGCGATGCCGTGGGCGTGGAGCTTGAGTCAGTGCTGGCGAAGGGCGTGGCGTTGCCGCGCATCGGCTGGGCCGAGGAATGGGCTGAACGCGAGGCCGTGTTGCGACGTCCGCTGGCGTTGCTTGCAGCCGGAGGCGGCTGGGGCGCGAAGAGTTGGCCGAACGCAAAGTTCGGTGCGCTCGCCACGCAGTTGCGCGAAGCCGGCTACGACGTCGTGGTGAATGCCGCCAAGAAGGACGCGCCCGATGCTCTCGAGGTGATCGCAGCAAGCGAGGGCGCAGCGCGGATGGTGGTATGCAACGTGGCCGGGCTGGTGGCGCTGATGCGACGCGTCGATCTGTGCGTGGGCAATGACTCGGGGCCAATGCACCTGGCCGCCACGCTGGCCGTGCCAACGGTAGCGCTCTTCGGCCCCACTTCGCCGGAGCGCAATGGGCCCTGGGGGCCGGGGCCGAGCGTCGTGCTGCGTAGACCGCTTTCGCAAACCACGTACAAGCGCACCGCCGAAACCGAGGCGGGGCTCGCGAGCATCAGCGTCGAAGACGTGATGACTGCAGTGAACCCAGATGCGGCAAGCCGGATCGCCGATCCTTTGAGACAATAG
- a CDS encoding SOS response-associated peptidase, with amino-acid sequence MCGRYIRRSDKQRITEHFRLHGEPPFPLPPDFNIAPTTFQPVIRLQRDTHEREALLMRWGIVPFTAKSLDEYKGISTINARAESIQSGIWKRLFERQRCLIPADGFYEWDTILPSRLSGPKSTKPRKKPMRFWLKNDPVFAFAGLWDAWRNPDTGEWLQSFAIITTEANDLLASIHTRMPVILHPRDYARWIDRSGDSPLPLDLLKPFDAAEMQAAEANPKVNNARNNGEELLDKPDDEPEEGQMLF; translated from the coding sequence ATGTGTGGCCGATACATTCGCCGATCCGACAAGCAGCGCATCACCGAGCACTTTCGCCTGCACGGCGAGCCGCCCTTTCCGCTGCCGCCGGACTTCAACATTGCCCCGACGACCTTCCAGCCGGTGATCCGGCTGCAACGTGACACGCACGAGCGCGAAGCGCTGCTGATGCGCTGGGGCATCGTGCCCTTCACAGCGAAGTCGCTCGATGAGTACAAGGGCATTTCGACGATCAACGCTCGTGCTGAGAGCATTCAAAGTGGCATATGGAAGCGGCTATTTGAGCGGCAGCGCTGCCTGATTCCCGCCGATGGCTTCTACGAGTGGGACACGATTCTGCCGTCGCGATTGAGCGGCCCCAAGAGCACCAAACCTCGCAAGAAGCCCATGCGTTTCTGGCTGAAGAACGACCCTGTCTTCGCCTTCGCAGGGCTTTGGGATGCGTGGCGCAACCCCGACACCGGTGAGTGGTTGCAGAGCTTCGCGATCATCACCACTGAGGCGAACGATCTGCTCGCGAGCATCCACACGCGGATGCCGGTCATTCTGCACCCGCGCGATTATGCACGCTGGATCGATCGCTCTGGCGACAGCCCATTGCCGCTGGATTTGCTGAAGCCGTTCGACGCAGCCGAGATGCAGGCTGCTGAGGCAAACCCGAAGGTGAACAACGCACGCAACAACGGCGAAGAGCTTCTCGATAAGCCAGACGACGAACCGGAGGAAGGGCAGATGTTGTTCTAG
- a CDS encoding carboxypeptidase-like regulatory domain-containing protein, protein MTNWNAKMMTLALTATLTTGTLAMAQQDAAKVHGKVINAAGQPITTGDVEFTKDVTAAGKEAKMLNKAPLGADGTYSATGIAPGDYVVYVVQGDKFADRQQLKVTPNGDLTLDFDMTREEYMKQLTPEERKAIEEFKAKNASVVAGNAVINNLNATLKAVRDDMHAPTPNWDKDVADMKQATTQKPEESILWMTYADALTGKADAAAKALRAQGKPPMADADVQQEYADAVSAYKKGIELNAASKKPSPLDQATAYNQMGNALARAGKVQEAQASYESAVKLMPANAGQYYGNQAAVLFNASQSDSSLADAALTAAEKAIAADPNRPDPYYVKGQMLLQKATVDPKTQKVVLPAGCEDAYQKYLDLAPDGKFAASVKEVLASLNIKIQTHYRAGAKK, encoded by the coding sequence ATGACAAACTGGAACGCGAAGATGATGACGCTGGCCCTGACGGCCACGTTGACCACCGGCACGCTGGCAATGGCTCAGCAGGACGCAGCAAAGGTTCACGGTAAGGTGATCAACGCTGCTGGACAGCCGATCACCACGGGTGACGTGGAGTTCACCAAGGACGTAACGGCCGCAGGCAAAGAAGCGAAGATGCTGAACAAGGCCCCTCTGGGCGCCGACGGCACATACTCCGCCACGGGCATCGCTCCCGGTGACTACGTCGTGTACGTCGTGCAGGGCGACAAGTTCGCGGATCGCCAGCAGTTGAAGGTAACGCCGAACGGCGACCTCACGCTGGACTTCGACATGACCCGCGAAGAGTACATGAAGCAGCTCACGCCGGAAGAGCGTAAGGCGATTGAAGAGTTCAAGGCGAAGAACGCTTCGGTGGTGGCCGGTAACGCGGTGATCAACAACCTGAACGCGACGCTGAAGGCTGTGCGCGACGATATGCATGCTCCGACCCCGAACTGGGACAAGGACGTTGCCGACATGAAGCAGGCGACGACGCAGAAGCCGGAAGAAAGCATCCTCTGGATGACCTACGCCGACGCGCTGACGGGAAAGGCCGATGCTGCAGCGAAGGCGCTGCGCGCGCAGGGCAAGCCGCCCATGGCTGATGCCGACGTGCAGCAGGAGTACGCCGATGCCGTCTCCGCGTACAAGAAGGGCATCGAGCTGAACGCAGCTTCGAAGAAGCCGTCGCCGCTGGACCAGGCCACCGCCTACAACCAGATGGGCAACGCGCTGGCTCGCGCGGGCAAGGTACAGGAAGCGCAGGCTTCGTATGAGTCCGCTGTAAAGCTGATGCCTGCAAACGCTGGCCAGTACTATGGCAACCAGGCTGCGGTGCTCTTCAACGCCAGCCAGTCGGACAGCTCGCTCGCCGATGCGGCACTCACTGCGGCGGAGAAGGCGATTGCTGCCGATCCGAACCGTCCTGATCCCTACTACGTGAAGGGCCAGATGCTGCTGCAGAAGGCGACGGTGGACCCGAAGACGCAGAAGGTTGTTCTCCCTGCAGGTTGCGAAGATGCGTACCAGAAGTACCTCGACCTGGCTCCGGACGGAAAGTTCGCAGCGAGCGTCAAGGAAGTGCTGGCATCGCTCAACATTAAGATCCAGACGCACTACCGCGCAGGCGCGAAGAAGTAA
- the egtD gene encoding L-histidine N(alpha)-methyltransferase, producing the protein MDPLIEAPEALEAPTTSSAVCEAVQAGLNATPKTLPAWLFYDEHGSQLFERITELPEYYLTRTERHLFVEMAPTLAEHVGTPLTVMELGAGTASKTGVLLTALAQHQTPLLYQPIDVSASATEEAANVLTRLVPQLQVQPQIANYITERYDVERPANARVLALYIGSSIGNFSPAEQQNILRNLRSHLEPRDTLLLGLDLAPGDAKSHDALQKAYDDDAGVTAAFNKNVLTRLNREIDADFKLDQFAHRACWNASESRIEMHLESLVSQTVNVCGDAITLSKGETIHTENSYKFTDAAINTLLQDSGFSMNRTLTDENGWYAVVMADAV; encoded by the coding sequence ATGGATCCGTTGATCGAAGCACCTGAAGCCCTCGAAGCTCCCACAACCTCGTCCGCCGTTTGCGAGGCTGTCCAGGCCGGCCTGAACGCTACTCCGAAGACCCTGCCCGCGTGGCTCTTTTACGACGAACACGGCTCGCAACTCTTCGAACGCATCACCGAGCTGCCCGAGTACTACCTCACGCGCACCGAGCGCCATCTCTTCGTGGAGATGGCGCCCACGCTCGCCGAGCATGTCGGCACGCCGCTCACGGTGATGGAGCTTGGTGCGGGCACGGCCTCGAAGACAGGCGTGCTGCTCACAGCACTGGCTCAACATCAGACACCCCTGCTCTACCAGCCGATCGACGTCTCGGCGAGCGCGACAGAAGAGGCGGCGAACGTACTCACACGGCTCGTTCCGCAGCTGCAGGTGCAGCCGCAGATCGCGAACTACATCACCGAACGCTACGATGTGGAGCGTCCTGCGAACGCGCGCGTACTTGCGCTGTACATCGGCTCGTCTATCGGAAACTTTTCGCCGGCAGAACAGCAGAACATCCTGCGGAATCTTCGCTCGCACCTCGAGCCGCGCGACACGTTGCTGCTGGGGCTTGATCTCGCACCGGGCGATGCGAAGTCCCACGATGCGTTGCAAAAGGCCTATGACGATGACGCAGGCGTCACCGCGGCCTTCAACAAGAATGTCCTTACGCGTCTCAATCGAGAGATCGACGCCGACTTCAAGCTCGATCAGTTTGCGCATCGTGCGTGTTGGAACGCATCGGAGTCGCGTATCGAGATGCATCTGGAGAGTCTGGTCTCGCAGACCGTGAATGTGTGCGGCGATGCGATCACTCTTTCCAAGGGCGAGACGATTCACACCGAGAACAGCTACAAGTTCACCGACGCTGCGATCAACACGCTGTTGCAGGACTCGGGCTTCAGCATGAATCGCACACTTACCGACGAAAACGGCTGGTATGCCGTGGTGATGGCCGACGCGGTGTAA
- a CDS encoding putative signal transducing protein yields the protein MSETTGNNLVTVATYPEPASAQVALSALEAAGISGFLQGENANGLIPVAFTARLLVRAEDEAAALEVLGAQDASLEEVTAAELAGEHVADSDLVE from the coding sequence ATGAGCGAAACAACGGGCAACAACCTTGTAACGGTGGCGACGTATCCTGAACCGGCTTCGGCCCAGGTAGCTTTGTCTGCTCTGGAAGCAGCGGGCATCAGTGGATTTCTACAGGGCGAGAATGCGAATGGCCTGATTCCTGTAGCCTTCACCGCTCGGCTGCTGGTACGCGCTGAAGATGAAGCCGCCGCGCTCGAAGTGCTCGGCGCGCAGGATGCGTCTTTGGAAGAGGTCACCGCCGCCGAACTCGCAGGCGAGCATGTTGCCGACTCCGATCTGGTGGAGTAA
- a CDS encoding methyltransferase family protein, whose amino-acid sequence MAAVQRTGWQKIARRIRVPLGFVTAVLFLIFARPTWPLLAAGLVLVLPGLWLRGYAAGYVKKNAELTRTGPYAYTRNPLYLGSMGIAFGIAIAAGRWWLAALLVGLFLMIYLPTILSEEAFLREHFAGFDDYARRVPRLLPRFTAARFEGQDTGAGAFSRERYLHHREYNAAMGAAAIYALLVLRMLLLRGRL is encoded by the coding sequence ATGGCTGCAGTGCAACGGACAGGATGGCAGAAGATCGCGCGACGGATTCGCGTGCCCCTGGGCTTTGTCACGGCCGTGCTCTTCCTGATCTTCGCGCGTCCTACGTGGCCGCTGCTCGCCGCCGGACTGGTGCTGGTGCTGCCGGGACTCTGGCTGCGTGGATACGCCGCAGGTTATGTGAAGAAGAACGCCGAGCTCACGCGCACCGGCCCCTACGCTTACACGCGCAATCCTCTTTACCTTGGTAGCATGGGCATCGCCTTCGGCATTGCGATCGCGGCTGGTCGCTGGTGGCTGGCGGCGTTGCTGGTCGGGCTGTTTCTGATGATCTACCTGCCGACGATTCTGTCGGAGGAAGCCTTTCTGCGCGAGCACTTTGCGGGCTTCGACGACTATGCCCGCCGCGTGCCACGTCTGCTGCCCCGCTTCACCGCAGCCCGTTTCGAAGGCCAGGACACCGGTGCCGGCGCCTTCTCGCGGGAGCGGTACCTGCATCATCGCGAGTACAATGCTGCCATGGGCGCAGCGGCGATTTACGCGCTGCTAGTGCTGCGGATGCTGCTGCTCCGCGGGCGTCTCTAA
- a CDS encoding DUF3108 domain-containing protein codes for MNLRVLARAATFCLFFGCSLAASAQVFGAKPPVAQKPIPTLQPPMPGFSWPAHQTLTFSVDWRVFQAGTAIFHLDQQNGMLKITATGDSTGAVNMLFPVVDRFQAGLDPRTGCSTGFNKQIQEGRRKIASELAFDYPHGKQTQNERNLVKGTATHKEANIPACVTDSLSAMFYTQSQPLVVGQTVSFPLADSMRTVTVGMKVEAKEEIKTPAGTFQTVKVQATADEGVVKNRGSIWIWYTDDARHLPVQVQARLFWGTITFHLQSVDFR; via the coding sequence TTGAATCTTCGCGTGCTGGCTCGAGCGGCCACCTTCTGCCTGTTTTTCGGATGTTCGCTCGCCGCGTCGGCGCAGGTCTTCGGCGCCAAGCCGCCGGTCGCGCAGAAGCCCATTCCTACCCTGCAGCCGCCGATGCCCGGCTTCAGCTGGCCCGCGCACCAGACGTTGACCTTCAGCGTGGACTGGCGCGTCTTCCAGGCCGGCACCGCTATCTTTCATCTGGACCAGCAGAACGGCATGTTGAAGATCACGGCGACCGGTGATTCCACGGGTGCGGTCAACATGCTCTTCCCTGTCGTCGATCGCTTCCAGGCCGGTCTCGATCCCAGGACGGGCTGCTCGACCGGCTTCAACAAACAGATCCAGGAAGGCCGTCGCAAGATCGCCAGCGAACTGGCCTTCGACTATCCCCACGGCAAGCAGACGCAGAACGAGCGCAATCTCGTAAAGGGCACCGCGACGCACAAGGAAGCCAACATTCCGGCGTGCGTGACCGACTCTTTGAGCGCGATGTTCTATACGCAGTCGCAGCCGCTGGTGGTGGGGCAGACAGTGAGCTTCCCGCTCGCGGACTCCATGCGCACCGTAACGGTCGGCATGAAAGTTGAAGCTAAGGAAGAAATCAAGACACCCGCTGGCACCTTTCAGACCGTCAAAGTTCAAGCGACCGCTGATGAAGGCGTGGTGAAAAACCGCGGCTCCATCTGGATCTGGTACACCGACGATGCGCGTCATCTGCCGGTACAGGTTCAGGCCCGCCTGTTCTGGGGAACGATTACGTTCCACCTGCAGTCGGTGGATTTCCGCTAG
- the lpxK gene encoding tetraacyldisaccharide 4'-kinase: MSARRPWAWPLVPIYAGLSRMSQAVKLSQQRSLFWPVLSVGSLSAGGAGKTPVVIALARLLQQEGWEVDVLTRGYRRLGDGVEQVKLLTAERGGDIAVDAQWFGDEPVMMAQATGAAVWVNSDRFLAGLAAEDATELNETNARRIHLLDDGFQHVRLARSLDAVLLTREDLDDALLPAGNLRESLAALRRADVVVVREDEREFVEARVRRAMRTDAKLWSIRRNLHFDGPLRVLGAGLRPLGFCAIARPVDFAKSVLSAGCGIIDTIAFADHHAYTLGNMDEIIATAEKLRASGFVTTEKDAVKLTAPMRERLSAFGPLMVAKLRVSFVDEAQVLHDLKERLR; this comes from the coding sequence ATGAGCGCGCGGCGTCCTTGGGCATGGCCGCTCGTGCCGATCTATGCCGGCCTGTCGCGCATGTCGCAGGCGGTGAAGCTGAGCCAACAGCGCAGCCTTTTCTGGCCGGTGCTCAGCGTGGGCAGCCTCTCCGCAGGGGGTGCGGGCAAGACGCCTGTGGTGATTGCGCTCGCGCGCCTGCTGCAGCAGGAAGGCTGGGAGGTCGACGTGCTGACGCGCGGCTATCGACGGCTCGGCGATGGTGTTGAGCAGGTAAAGCTGCTGACAGCGGAGCGCGGCGGCGATATCGCTGTCGATGCGCAGTGGTTTGGTGACGAGCCTGTGATGATGGCACAGGCCACCGGAGCAGCAGTGTGGGTCAACAGCGATCGCTTTCTCGCCGGACTTGCCGCAGAGGACGCCACCGAGCTCAACGAAACGAACGCGCGACGGATTCACTTGCTCGACGACGGCTTTCAGCATGTGCGGTTGGCGCGTTCGCTCGATGCCGTGCTCCTCACGCGCGAAGATCTTGACGATGCGCTGCTGCCAGCGGGCAATCTGCGCGAGTCCCTGGCCGCGCTACGACGTGCGGACGTCGTCGTGGTGCGCGAAGACGAGCGTGAGTTCGTGGAAGCGAGAGTGCGTCGAGCCATGCGCACCGACGCGAAGCTCTGGAGCATTCGTCGTAACCTGCACTTCGATGGACCGCTACGAGTTCTTGGCGCAGGACTGCGCCCCCTCGGCTTCTGCGCGATCGCTCGCCCGGTGGACTTTGCAAAGAGCGTGCTGAGTGCAGGCTGCGGCATCATCGACACGATCGCGTTTGCCGATCATCACGCCTACACGCTCGGCAACATGGACGAGATCATCGCCACCGCAGAGAAGCTGCGAGCTTCAGGCTTCGTGACGACGGAAAAAGATGCGGTGAAACTGACCGCGCCTATGCGCGAGCGGCTGAGTGCGTTTGGTCCGCTGATGGTGGCGAAGTTGCGCGTTTCGTTCGTGGACGAGGCCCAGGTATTGCACGACTTGAAGGAGCGTCTGCGATGA
- a CDS encoding molybdopterin molybdotransferase MoeA — MSQVLSFEEALAVVLREAQSLTPTQRAEQVPLAQARGRVLAAPICTPRDLPPFDRSTRDGYALRAADMGARLRVVGQVRAGESWQGPSLAAGEAIELMTGAPLPAGADAVVMLEHVHAVDGTITLTAGREIAAGANVVPRGSEAHAGDTVLAAGEVVDAATVALAAGCGAATVTVFAQPTVAIIATGDELVELGNAQAPQPWEIYNSNSYSLAALAEAEGAIATRLPIARDTLADLKARLDEAALSDLLLMSGGVSAGKYDFVEDALAATGAEFFFVGARIQPGKPVVFGRRPRQHGGWQYFFGLPGNPVSTDVCFRLFVAPLLRALRGSRELTPCFVEATTGAAFAGKPELLRFLPARLEGGVNGVRVFPVEWQGSGDTAANARANCYCVVGPTGIGRGATARVLLR, encoded by the coding sequence GTGTCGCAGGTTCTTAGCTTTGAAGAAGCGCTCGCAGTGGTTCTGCGTGAGGCCCAGTCGCTTACGCCGACGCAGCGCGCAGAGCAGGTGCCTCTCGCGCAGGCGCGGGGCCGCGTGCTCGCTGCGCCCATCTGCACGCCACGCGACCTGCCTCCGTTCGATCGCTCCACGCGCGATGGCTACGCGCTGCGCGCCGCAGATATGGGTGCGAGGTTGCGAGTCGTAGGACAGGTGCGGGCTGGCGAAAGCTGGCAAGGCCCGTCGCTTGCTGCGGGCGAGGCTATTGAACTGATGACCGGCGCTCCCCTGCCCGCCGGGGCGGATGCCGTGGTGATGCTTGAGCACGTGCACGCGGTAGACGGCACCATCACGCTCACTGCAGGGCGCGAGATCGCCGCAGGGGCGAACGTCGTACCACGCGGCTCAGAGGCCCACGCGGGCGACACCGTGCTGGCAGCAGGTGAAGTCGTCGATGCGGCCACCGTTGCGCTTGCTGCCGGATGCGGTGCGGCCACCGTCACCGTCTTTGCGCAGCCGACCGTGGCGATCATTGCCACTGGAGATGAACTTGTCGAACTCGGCAACGCGCAGGCGCCACAGCCGTGGGAGATTTACAACTCCAACAGCTACTCACTGGCCGCCCTCGCGGAAGCAGAAGGGGCGATCGCCACGCGGTTGCCCATCGCGCGCGACACGCTGGCCGATCTGAAGGCGCGACTGGACGAAGCGGCATTGAGCGATTTGCTGCTGATGAGCGGCGGCGTCTCCGCAGGCAAATACGATTTTGTGGAAGACGCCCTGGCTGCGACAGGCGCGGAGTTCTTCTTCGTCGGCGCGCGCATTCAGCCTGGCAAACCTGTGGTCTTTGGCCGGCGCCCGCGCCAGCATGGCGGTTGGCAATACTTCTTCGGCTTGCCGGGAAATCCTGTCTCCACAGACGTCTGCTTTCGGCTCTTCGTTGCGCCGTTACTGCGCGCTCTGCGAGGAAGCCGCGAGCTGACGCCGTGTTTCGTCGAAGCCACTACAGGAGCCGCTTTCGCAGGCAAGCCCGAACTGCTGCGCTTCCTCCCTGCGCGCCTTGAAGGCGGCGTGAACGGCGTGCGTGTCTTCCCGGTCGAGTGGCAGGGCTCAGGCGATACAGCAGCGAACGCGCGCGCGAACTGCTACTGCGTGGTGGGCCCAACAGGGATCGGACGCGGAGCCACCGCGCGCGTATTGTTGCGATAA
- the egtB gene encoding ergothioneine biosynthesis protein EgtB, which translates to MLTEPTLAQSIRERFIAVRGATMRFMAPLTAEDMMVQSCAEASPLKWHIAHTTWFFETFVLSEFAENYQEFHPDFRWLFNSYYKSLGDMPEKKLRASFSRPPLDQILEYRGHVDAAINNLLTSSVNEEALRRIVLGLQHEQQHLELAATDIKHAFFTNPLHPAYTERDLITTEAIAPPLEWITFSPPAPGVVEFGVTPRAEEVEEFAFDNETPAHKRFLAPYRLASRLVTCSEYLAFMDDDAYRRPELWLSEGWDRMREEGWEAPLYWRRDTSASSGWTVFTLEGWRPLETLSETPVCHLSFFEADAFARWSGHRLPTEFEWEYAAVVANPAEGNWLEDGILHPAVAQGGVGVEQLYGDVWEWTQSPYSGYPGYAPLPGALGEYNGKFMSSQMVLRGGSCVTPEAHIRATYRNFFAPGTRWQFSGLRLARDGAE; encoded by the coding sequence ATGTTGACGGAACCCACCCTCGCCCAATCCATTCGTGAGCGTTTCATCGCCGTGCGTGGAGCCACGATGCGCTTCATGGCGCCGCTCACAGCCGAGGACATGATGGTGCAATCCTGCGCAGAGGCCTCGCCGCTCAAGTGGCACATTGCGCACACCACCTGGTTCTTCGAGACCTTCGTCTTGAGCGAGTTTGCCGAGAACTACCAGGAGTTTCATCCTGATTTTCGTTGGCTCTTCAACAGCTACTACAAGTCGCTTGGCGATATGCCTGAGAAGAAGCTGCGTGCTTCGTTTTCGCGTCCGCCGCTGGACCAGATTCTCGAGTATCGCGGTCACGTCGACGCCGCGATCAACAACCTGCTGACCTCTTCGGTGAACGAAGAGGCGTTGCGCCGCATCGTGCTGGGGCTCCAGCATGAGCAGCAGCACCTGGAACTCGCGGCCACTGACATCAAGCATGCGTTCTTCACGAACCCGCTGCATCCCGCGTACACCGAACGCGACCTGATCACCACCGAAGCCATCGCACCGCCGCTTGAATGGATCACCTTCTCGCCGCCTGCGCCGGGAGTCGTGGAGTTCGGCGTCACGCCGCGCGCGGAAGAGGTCGAGGAGTTTGCCTTCGACAACGAAACACCTGCGCACAAACGCTTCCTCGCGCCGTATCGCCTGGCGTCGCGCCTTGTCACCTGTAGTGAGTACCTGGCGTTTATGGACGACGACGCGTATCGCCGCCCGGAGCTCTGGCTCTCTGAAGGCTGGGACCGCATGCGCGAGGAAGGCTGGGAAGCGCCGCTCTACTGGCGTCGCGACACGTCCGCGAGCTCGGGGTGGACCGTCTTCACGTTGGAGGGTTGGCGTCCGCTCGAGACGCTCTCGGAAACTCCGGTGTGCCATCTCAGTTTCTTTGAAGCCGACGCTTTTGCGCGGTGGTCCGGGCATCGTCTGCCTACGGAGTTTGAGTGGGAGTATGCCGCCGTGGTCGCGAACCCCGCCGAAGGAAACTGGCTGGAGGATGGCATCCTGCATCCGGCGGTTGCGCAAGGCGGCGTGGGCGTCGAGCAGCTCTACGGCGATGTGTGGGAGTGGACGCAATCGCCGTACTCGGGGTATCCCGGCTATGCACCGTTGCCCGGTGCGCTGGGCGAGTACAACGGCAAGTTCATGAGCTCGCAGATGGTGCTGCGCGGCGGCTCCTGCGTCACGCCGGAGGCCCACATCCGTGCGACGTACCGCAACTTCTTTGCTCCCGGCACGCGCTGGCAGTTCTCCGGTTTGCGGCTCGCTCGCGACGGAGCCGAGTAA